Proteins encoded in a region of the Streptomyces sp. NBC_01471 genome:
- a CDS encoding YeiH family protein, which produces MTLSTERTHSPPPGRQSAKPSPGAGASVPGPVRRNAPGLALAVVGLGLAEGVHALLPAVPMLTAAVVLGVVAAHVPGVHPFVRGRGRAGLSTAGKRLMRGGIVLLGLKLSIGDVLGLGWATVTMVLGVVLATFAGTWWLGRKLGLPGDQPLLIATGYSICGASAIGAVSGALGKDEDDEKLAADVATSVALVTLCGTLAIAVLPLLHHPLGLDDVQFGRWVGAGVHDVGQVVATAQTSGPTALGEAVMVKLIRVAMLAPLVAGVAVAHRRRRAHEAAGGEQAVGTRRPAVVPLFVIGFLAMTALRSTGLLPTGLLDAADTAQQLLLAMALFGLGSAVHLPSLARSGARTALLGLASWGVVASVSYAGVLLTT; this is translated from the coding sequence ATGACACTGAGTACGGAGCGCACCCACTCACCGCCCCCCGGTCGGCAGTCGGCGAAGCCGTCACCGGGCGCCGGCGCGTCCGTACCGGGACCGGTGCGCCGCAACGCCCCCGGCCTCGCGCTCGCCGTCGTCGGACTCGGCCTCGCCGAGGGCGTGCACGCCCTGCTGCCCGCCGTGCCGATGCTGACGGCCGCCGTCGTGCTCGGAGTCGTGGCGGCACACGTACCCGGGGTGCATCCGTTCGTACGGGGCCGGGGCCGTGCCGGGCTCTCGACGGCCGGCAAGCGGCTGATGCGGGGCGGCATCGTGCTGCTCGGGCTCAAGCTCAGCATCGGCGACGTCCTCGGCCTCGGCTGGGCGACGGTGACGATGGTGCTCGGTGTGGTGCTCGCGACCTTCGCCGGAACCTGGTGGCTCGGCCGGAAGCTGGGCCTGCCCGGCGACCAGCCGCTGCTGATCGCCACCGGGTACTCCATCTGCGGTGCCTCGGCGATCGGCGCCGTCAGCGGAGCGCTCGGCAAGGACGAGGACGACGAGAAGCTGGCGGCCGACGTGGCGACCTCGGTCGCCCTGGTCACCCTGTGCGGGACCCTCGCCATCGCGGTCCTTCCGCTGCTGCACCATCCGCTCGGCCTGGACGACGTCCAGTTCGGCCGCTGGGTGGGCGCCGGCGTCCACGATGTCGGCCAGGTCGTGGCCACCGCGCAGACCTCGGGCCCGACCGCGCTCGGCGAGGCCGTGATGGTCAAGCTGATCCGGGTGGCGATGCTCGCACCGCTGGTCGCCGGGGTCGCGGTGGCCCACCGGCGGCGCCGCGCCCACGAGGCGGCCGGCGGCGAGCAGGCGGTGGGCACCCGCCGCCCGGCGGTGGTGCCGCTCTTCGTGATCGGTTTCCTGGCGATGACGGCCCTGCGCAGCACGGGCCTGCTGCCCACCGGACTGCTCGACGCCGCCGACACCGCGCAGCAGCTCCTGCTGGCCATGGCGCTCTTCGGCCTCGGCAGCGCCGTCCATCTGCCGTCGCTCGCCCGCTCCGGAGCCAGGACGGCACTGCTCGGCCTCGCCTCCTGGGGGGTGGTCGCGTCGGTGAGCTACGCGGGCGTCCTGCTCACCACCTGA
- a CDS encoding DUF779 domain-containing protein, translating into MSDAPRVEFTSAAADLMRRLRGIHGPLMFHQSGGCCDGSAPMCYPAGEFRTGGSDILLESLVVDGVAEPVPFWISASQQEVWAHTRLILDVVEGRGSGFSLEAPEGVRFLIRSRLI; encoded by the coding sequence ATGTCCGACGCCCCGCGGGTGGAGTTCACCTCCGCCGCCGCCGATCTGATGCGCAGACTGCGCGGTATCCACGGCCCGCTGATGTTCCATCAGTCGGGCGGCTGCTGCGACGGCAGCGCCCCCATGTGCTATCCGGCCGGGGAGTTCCGTACCGGAGGCTCGGACATCCTCCTGGAGTCGCTCGTGGTGGACGGCGTGGCCGAGCCCGTCCCGTTCTGGATCTCGGCGAGTCAGCAGGAGGTGTGGGCCCACACCCGGCTCATCCTCGACGTCGTGGAGGGCCGGGGCAGCGGCTTCTCGCTGGAAGCCCCGGAAGGGGTCAGGTTCCTCATCCGGTCCCGGCTGATCTGA
- a CDS encoding putative N-acetylmannosamine-6-phosphate 2-epimerase, translated as MSTPSRTPSSTPAAALAGALRGRLIVSCQAPPGDPMRETGTLVRLARAAAAGGAAAVRANEPAVVAAIRESVDLPLIGLWKDGDTGVYITPTVRHALALVEAGADVVAADATARPRPDGSTFAALAGAVHAAGALVMADVSTLDEGVAAAAEGADLVSTTLSGYVPGSPRQEGPDLALVAALAGAVDVPVVAEGRIRNPHEAAAALAHGAHSVVVGTAITAPTALTATFVSELAQR; from the coding sequence ATGAGCACACCGTCCCGTACGCCGTCCAGCACACCGGCCGCAGCACTGGCCGGGGCACTCCGGGGCCGGCTCATCGTGTCCTGTCAGGCCCCTCCCGGCGACCCGATGCGGGAGACCGGCACCCTGGTCCGGCTGGCCCGGGCCGCCGCGGCGGGCGGCGCGGCAGCCGTACGTGCCAACGAGCCCGCAGTGGTGGCGGCGATCCGGGAATCCGTGGACCTCCCCCTGATCGGTCTGTGGAAGGACGGCGACACCGGTGTGTACATCACGCCGACCGTCCGGCACGCCCTGGCGCTCGTGGAGGCGGGAGCCGATGTGGTCGCCGCCGACGCGACCGCACGGCCCCGCCCCGACGGCAGCACCTTCGCCGCTCTCGCCGGGGCCGTCCACGCGGCGGGCGCCCTGGTGATGGCCGATGTCTCGACCCTCGACGAGGGCGTCGCCGCGGCGGCCGAGGGCGCGGACCTGGTGTCGACCACCCTCTCCGGGTATGTTCCCGGCTCACCGCGGCAGGAGGGGCCCGACCTCGCCCTGGTCGCCGCCCTCGCCGGCGCGGTGGACGTCCCGGTCGTCGCCGAAGGCCGTATCCGCAATCCGCACGAGGCCGCGGCCGCCCTCGCGCACGGCGCCCACAGCGTCGTCGTCGGCACCGCCATCACCGCTCCCACCGCCCTGACCGCCACGTTCGTCTCGGAACTGGCCCAGCGATAG
- a CDS encoding MFS transporter: protein MSGPGGETAAVPVVARFRELLSVIGPWLPAVAFLGRMPAAMCPIGTLLLVGTETGSIGDASLVSGALALGEAAGGPVVGRLADRRGQRTVILAASLVNATAILALVTAAVTGRPVVLQIAFAAVVGLTVPQVGPLARGRWLSMVRGKPGEERLIGSALSFDGTADEVSFTLGPAVTGVLAALVAPAPALVLAAVLVGVCGTLFAVHPSAPAGSGPPAGGRGHAPLMSPALALLMCSMSMQGLLFGSVQAGVSATATHLGSPGAAGLLYALLGGVSALAGVATAALPARIGLPLRLRLATAAMLATSLPLLPADSIGSLALAVPLVGAAIAPHIITVFGLTERIVARERIGEAMALLVSSVLVAQSVGVMVAGRLADAYGPGAPSVVSCAATATAALVAAATATSGRYPPAAPALPVPHRTGPPAASPPARPGR from the coding sequence GTGAGCGGGCCAGGAGGAGAGACGGCGGCGGTGCCGGTCGTCGCCCGGTTCCGCGAGCTGCTGTCGGTGATCGGCCCCTGGCTGCCGGCCGTGGCGTTCCTCGGCAGAATGCCCGCCGCGATGTGCCCGATCGGCACTCTCCTGCTGGTCGGCACGGAGACCGGCAGCATCGGGGACGCCTCGCTGGTGAGCGGGGCGCTGGCACTGGGTGAGGCAGCCGGCGGGCCGGTCGTCGGGCGGCTCGCCGACCGCCGGGGCCAGCGGACCGTCATCCTGGCCGCATCGCTGGTCAACGCGACGGCCATCCTGGCCCTCGTGACGGCGGCTGTCACCGGCCGGCCGGTGGTGCTTCAGATCGCCTTCGCCGCGGTGGTGGGGCTGACCGTCCCACAGGTCGGGCCGCTGGCACGCGGCCGCTGGCTGTCGATGGTGAGGGGGAAGCCCGGAGAGGAGCGGCTCATCGGTTCGGCGCTGTCCTTCGACGGCACCGCCGACGAGGTCTCCTTCACTCTCGGACCCGCGGTGACGGGCGTCCTGGCCGCCCTTGTGGCACCGGCGCCCGCCCTGGTGCTGGCCGCGGTGCTCGTCGGGGTCTGCGGCACCCTCTTCGCCGTCCACCCCTCGGCTCCGGCGGGCAGTGGCCCGCCCGCCGGCGGCCGGGGGCACGCCCCGCTGATGTCGCCCGCGCTGGCCCTCCTGATGTGCAGCATGTCCATGCAGGGCCTGCTCTTCGGCTCGGTGCAGGCCGGAGTGTCGGCAACGGCCACTCACCTCGGCAGCCCGGGTGCGGCGGGGCTGCTCTACGCCCTGTTGGGTGGGGTCAGCGCCCTGGCGGGGGTCGCGACCGCCGCCCTGCCCGCCCGGATCGGGCTGCCCCTGCGCCTTCGCCTGGCGACCGCGGCCATGCTCGCGACCTCGCTGCCGCTGCTGCCGGCGGACTCCATCGGCTCCCTCGCCCTCGCGGTGCCGCTGGTGGGCGCGGCCATCGCCCCGCACATCATCACCGTGTTCGGTCTCACCGAGCGGATCGTCGCCCGCGAACGGATCGGCGAGGCCATGGCCCTGCTGGTGAGCAGTGTTCTGGTGGCGCAGTCCGTGGGCGTGATGGTCGCTGGCCGCCTGGCGGACGCCTACGGTCCGGGTGCGCCGTCCGTCGTCAGCTGCGCGGCGACGGCGACGGCAGCCCTCGTAGCGGCGGCGACCGCGACGAGCGGACGGTACCCGCCCGCGGCGCCGGCTCTCCCCGTACCGCACCGCACCGGCCCGCCGGCTGCCTCGCCGCCGGCCCGCCCAGGGCGCTGA
- a CDS encoding acyl-CoA dehydrogenase family protein produces MTDLLYSETEDDLRSAVRSLLADHCGAPELLAAVESGAPGELRLWTGLAAEMGLAGLLVPEKLGGQGATHREAAVVLEELGRSVAPVPYLTSSVVATEVLTALGARNAAATELLATLASGECVAVLAVPLSTAPGSVVPLPGLTGSVSGVADAAAAQVLLVPTADGLYAVGARDPGVTVTPLVPLDLTRPLATVTLDGAQGNLLAGAEDSRAALDRGLVAGAGLLASEQLGLAEWCLEETVRYTRERHQFNRPVGGFQALKHRMAQLWLEIVSARAASRNAADALATGSPEKALAVSVAQAYCSRVAVHAAEECVQLHGGIGMTWEHPAHLYLKRAKSDAVALGSAGAHREALAELVDLPGPR; encoded by the coding sequence ATGACCGACCTCCTGTACTCCGAGACCGAGGACGACCTGCGCTCCGCCGTCCGCTCGCTGCTCGCCGACCACTGCGGCGCACCGGAGCTGCTGGCCGCCGTGGAGTCCGGCGCCCCCGGCGAACTGCGGCTGTGGACCGGCCTGGCCGCGGAGATGGGGCTGGCCGGACTGCTCGTACCGGAGAAGCTCGGCGGTCAGGGCGCCACGCACCGGGAGGCCGCGGTGGTCCTTGAGGAGCTGGGGCGCAGCGTCGCGCCGGTGCCTTATCTGACCAGTTCGGTCGTGGCGACCGAGGTGCTCACCGCGCTCGGGGCCCGCAACGCCGCGGCCACCGAACTGCTGGCCACGCTCGCCTCCGGGGAGTGCGTCGCGGTGCTCGCCGTGCCGCTGAGCACCGCGCCCGGCTCCGTGGTCCCGTTGCCCGGCCTGACCGGCTCGGTGAGCGGGGTCGCCGACGCGGCAGCGGCGCAGGTGCTGCTCGTCCCGACGGCCGACGGTCTGTACGCGGTCGGGGCGCGTGACCCGGGCGTCACCGTCACGCCACTGGTCCCGCTCGACCTCACCCGCCCGCTCGCCACCGTCACTCTCGACGGGGCGCAGGGCAACCTCCTGGCGGGCGCGGAGGATTCACGGGCCGCGCTGGACCGGGGGCTGGTCGCCGGGGCCGGACTGCTCGCGTCGGAGCAGCTGGGGCTCGCCGAGTGGTGTCTGGAGGAAACCGTCCGGTACACGCGCGAGCGCCACCAGTTCAACCGGCCCGTCGGTGGGTTCCAAGCGCTCAAGCACCGGATGGCGCAGCTCTGGCTGGAGATCGTCTCGGCTCGCGCCGCCTCCCGTAACGCGGCTGACGCGCTCGCCACCGGCAGCCCTGAGAAGGCTCTCGCGGTCTCGGTCGCGCAGGCGTACTGCAGCCGCGTCGCGGTGCACGCCGCCGAGGAGTGCGTCCAACTGCACGGCGGTATCGGCATGACGTGGGAGCATCCCGCGCATCTCTACCTCAAGCGCGCCAAGTCCGATGCGGTGGCGCTCGGTTCGGCGGGGGCGCACCGCGAGGCGCTGGCGGAGCTGGTCGACCTGCCGGGGCCGCGGTAG
- a CDS encoding sialate:H+ symport family MFS transporter yields the protein MHHTTQVPLPWYREVSRTQWKSFFAAWIGYVLDGFDFVVITLVLTEISDDFHLSTVQAASLVSAAFITRWLGGAVLGALGDRYGRKLSMIVSILLYSLGTFACGLSWDYTSLFVARLAIGMGMAGEYSASATYAMESWPARLRNRASGFLISGFSVGSVLAAQAYKWIVPALGWRWMFYIGLVPIVVALWLRRALPEAPEWSESVKAKTARPNPFRPLFSTPARAAVNTGLVVVATVALFAVFTPTGAGLVPVLSVLAGISLLVLAVQLGGRRSWLLYVSMIVTVFFAFLYTWPIQALLPTYLKTELGYSPDQVSDALFFAGFGTMAGCWLAGFVGDWIGTRKAYAFTLLASMVFVFPVFAVRDNMLLLGGLLFVLQALSFGISGLLPRYIGGHFPTESRAAALGFTYNVGALGGAVAPVLGAHLASGMSLGRALAVLTFAGTVLVVLLVGFDVPARLNRLTDPDGIHDHLAAELPGAPSSPLPEQERART from the coding sequence GTGCACCACACCACTCAAGTTCCGCTCCCCTGGTACCGCGAGGTATCCCGCACCCAGTGGAAGTCGTTCTTCGCCGCCTGGATCGGCTATGTCCTGGACGGCTTCGACTTCGTCGTGATCACCCTGGTCCTCACCGAGATCAGTGACGACTTCCACCTGAGCACGGTGCAGGCCGCCAGCCTGGTGTCCGCCGCGTTCATCACCCGCTGGCTCGGCGGGGCCGTACTCGGCGCCCTGGGCGACCGGTACGGGCGCAAACTGTCGATGATCGTGAGCATCCTGCTCTACTCGCTCGGCACCTTCGCCTGCGGTCTGTCGTGGGACTACACCAGCCTGTTCGTCGCGCGCCTGGCGATCGGCATGGGCATGGCCGGCGAGTACAGCGCGAGCGCCACGTACGCCATGGAGAGCTGGCCCGCGCGGCTGCGCAACCGGGCGAGCGGCTTCCTGATCTCCGGCTTCTCCGTGGGTTCGGTGCTGGCGGCCCAGGCGTACAAGTGGATCGTCCCGGCCCTCGGCTGGCGCTGGATGTTCTACATCGGCCTGGTGCCGATCGTGGTCGCCCTGTGGCTGCGGCGAGCCCTGCCCGAGGCCCCCGAGTGGAGCGAGTCGGTCAAGGCGAAGACCGCCAGACCGAATCCGTTCCGTCCGCTCTTCTCCACTCCGGCCCGGGCCGCGGTCAATACGGGGCTGGTGGTCGTCGCGACCGTCGCCCTGTTCGCCGTCTTCACCCCGACCGGTGCGGGACTCGTCCCCGTCCTCTCGGTCCTGGCGGGCATCAGCCTCCTCGTCCTCGCGGTACAGCTGGGCGGGCGGCGCAGCTGGCTGCTGTACGTGTCGATGATCGTGACCGTCTTCTTCGCCTTCCTGTACACCTGGCCCATCCAGGCGCTGCTGCCGACGTACCTCAAGACCGAACTGGGCTACTCGCCGGACCAGGTCAGTGACGCCCTTTTCTTCGCCGGGTTCGGCACGATGGCCGGCTGCTGGCTGGCCGGATTCGTCGGCGACTGGATCGGTACGAGGAAGGCCTACGCGTTCACCCTGCTGGCGTCGATGGTCTTCGTGTTCCCGGTGTTCGCCGTTCGCGACAACATGCTGCTGCTCGGTGGTCTGCTGTTCGTGCTGCAGGCCCTCAGTTTCGGCATCTCCGGGCTGCTGCCGCGCTACATCGGCGGCCACTTCCCGACCGAGAGCCGTGCCGCCGCGCTCGGTTTCACCTACAACGTCGGAGCGCTGGGCGGCGCGGTGGCCCCGGTCCTGGGCGCGCATCTGGCGTCAGGCATGTCGCTGGGCCGGGCCCTCGCCGTGCTGACCTTCGCGGGCACGGTCCTGGTCGTCCTGCTGGTCGGCTTCGATGTGCCGGCCCGGCTCAACCGGCTGACCGACCCGGACGGCATCCACGACCACCTGGCCGCGGAGCTGCCCGGTGCGCCGTCCTCCCCGCTGCCCGAGCAGGAGCGGGCCCGGACCTGA
- a CDS encoding LysR substrate-binding domain-containing protein has product MSERGETRDSGQRPLPDLQSLQLLVTVAETGSLGRAAARMLISQPSASARMRTLERHLGLHLLDRSTAGSRLTPAGAVVTDWARAVLEQASALVEGAAALRSRQDSRLHVAASLTIAEELMPGWLVTLRDSAPDAHVGLTVTNSWGVVEALRRGSCDLGFVEGPRVPDDLHRSAVGRDRLAVVVAPGHPWTHRRSALTGRELADTPLLLREAGSGTRETLERALRPYDGIAVPVLELGSTAPLRSAAARGLAPAALSALAVREDVASGRLVEVEVDPSVRLHRVLHAVWPKGRELPEPALHLLRVAKHR; this is encoded by the coding sequence GTGAGTGAACGCGGCGAGACCCGGGACAGCGGGCAGCGGCCCCTGCCCGATCTGCAGTCGCTGCAACTGCTGGTCACCGTGGCGGAGACCGGAAGCCTGGGCAGGGCCGCGGCCCGGATGCTCATCAGCCAGCCGTCGGCCAGTGCGCGGATGCGCACACTGGAGCGCCACCTCGGGCTCCATCTCCTCGACCGCTCCACCGCGGGGTCCCGGCTCACCCCGGCCGGGGCGGTGGTGACCGACTGGGCCCGCGCGGTGCTCGAACAGGCCTCGGCGCTGGTCGAGGGGGCCGCGGCGCTGCGGTCGCGACAGGACAGCCGGCTGCATGTCGCGGCCAGCCTCACCATCGCGGAGGAGCTGATGCCGGGCTGGCTCGTCACCCTGCGGGACAGCGCACCGGACGCCCACGTGGGGCTGACGGTGACCAACAGCTGGGGAGTGGTCGAGGCACTGCGCCGCGGGAGCTGCGACCTGGGTTTCGTCGAGGGGCCCCGGGTCCCCGACGATCTGCACCGCTCAGCGGTGGGACGCGACCGGCTCGCCGTCGTGGTGGCGCCCGGTCACCCCTGGACGCACCGGCGCAGCGCCCTCACCGGGCGCGAACTGGCCGACACCCCGCTGCTGCTGCGGGAGGCGGGCTCCGGCACCCGGGAGACGCTGGAGCGGGCGCTGCGCCCGTACGACGGAATCGCCGTCCCGGTCCTGGAACTCGGCTCCACCGCCCCGCTGCGCAGTGCGGCAGCCCGCGGGCTGGCCCCGGCGGCACTCTCCGCCCTGGCCGTGCGCGAGGACGTGGCGTCGGGGCGGCTGGTCGAGGTCGAGGTCGATCCGTCCGTCCGGCTGCACCGGGTCCTGCACGCGGTCTGGCCCAAGGGCCGCGAACTGCCTGAGCCGGCGCTCCACCTGCTCCGGGTGGCCAAGCACCGGTAG
- a CDS encoding NADPH:quinone oxidoreductase family protein — protein sequence MQAWQVHENGEPGAVMRLDEVAEPQAGPGQLKLKVLAANINFPDALLCRGQYQVRPPLPFTPGVEVCGETADGRRVIANPALPHGGFAEYVVVDEAAVLPAPPALDDAEAAALHIGYQTGWFGLHRRAHLRSGETLLVHAAAGGVGSAAVQLGKAAGARVIGVAGGPEKARIAAELGCDLVIDRRTDDIIAQVKEFTGGRGADVVYDPVGGDAYAKSVKCVAFEGRIVVVGFASGVIPTAALNHALVKNYTIMGLHWGLYAQKDPASIGRCHAELTALAAEGTVKPLVSERVALKDAAAAVQRVADGITTGRVVIVPEGAAR from the coding sequence ATGCAGGCATGGCAAGTGCACGAGAACGGCGAGCCCGGCGCGGTCATGCGCCTCGACGAGGTGGCGGAGCCGCAGGCCGGCCCGGGTCAGCTCAAGCTGAAGGTCCTGGCCGCCAACATCAACTTCCCCGACGCGCTGCTCTGCCGGGGCCAGTACCAGGTGCGCCCGCCGCTGCCGTTCACGCCGGGCGTGGAGGTCTGCGGCGAGACCGCCGACGGCCGCAGGGTGATCGCCAACCCGGCGCTGCCGCACGGCGGTTTCGCCGAGTACGTCGTCGTCGACGAGGCCGCTGTGCTCCCGGCACCTCCCGCGCTGGACGACGCGGAGGCCGCCGCGCTGCACATCGGCTATCAGACGGGCTGGTTCGGCCTGCACCGCCGCGCACACCTCCGGAGCGGCGAGACGCTCCTGGTGCACGCGGCGGCGGGCGGTGTCGGCAGCGCCGCAGTCCAGCTGGGCAAGGCCGCCGGTGCCAGGGTCATCGGTGTGGCCGGCGGCCCGGAGAAGGCCCGCATCGCCGCGGAGCTGGGGTGCGACCTGGTCATCGACCGGCGCACCGACGACATCATCGCCCAGGTCAAGGAGTTCACCGGGGGCCGCGGCGCTGACGTGGTCTACGACCCGGTCGGCGGCGACGCGTACGCCAAGTCGGTCAAGTGCGTGGCTTTCGAGGGCCGGATCGTGGTCGTCGGGTTCGCCAGCGGCGTCATCCCGACCGCCGCGCTCAACCACGCGCTGGTGAAGAACTACACGATCATGGGCCTGCACTGGGGCCTGTACGCGCAGAAGGACCCCGCGTCCATCGGCCGCTGCCACGCCGAGCTGACCGCGCTCGCCGCCGAGGGGACCGTCAAGCCGCTGGTCTCCGAGCGGGTCGCGCTCAAGGACGCGGCAGCAGCGGTCCAGCGGGTCGCCGACGGCATCACCACAGGACGTGTCGTGATCGTCCCGGAAGGGGCGGCCCGATGA
- a CDS encoding acyl-CoA dehydrogenase family protein: protein MTENSPLPDTAAQPDADALRLRTRELLAAHPPASTGRTDFLRARFDAGLAWVHYPQGLGGLGVPRALQSVVDAELEAAEAPDNDPRRIGIGLGMAAPTILRYGTDEQKRRFLRPLWVGDEVWCQLFSEPGAGSDLAALATRAVRDGDHWTVTGQKVWTSSAHLARWAILIARTDPDVPKHRGITYFICDMTDPGVEVRPLRQITGEAEFNEVFLTEVRIPDAHRLGPVGDGWKVAQTTLMNERVSIGGSRVPREGGMIGPVVTTWRERPELRTHDLHQRLLGLWVEAEVARLTGERLRQQLVAGQPGPEGSGMKLTFARLNQEISGLEVELLGGEGLLYGDWTMRRPEMVDFTGRDAGYRYLRSKGNSIEGGTSEVLLNIVAERVLGLPSEPRNDKDAAWKDLAR from the coding sequence ATGACGGAGAACAGCCCGCTGCCCGACACCGCCGCACAGCCGGACGCCGACGCACTGCGGCTGCGTACCCGCGAACTGCTCGCGGCGCACCCTCCGGCGTCCACCGGCCGCACCGACTTCCTGCGCGCCCGGTTCGACGCCGGGCTCGCCTGGGTGCACTACCCGCAGGGGCTGGGCGGTCTCGGCGTGCCGCGCGCGCTCCAGTCCGTCGTGGACGCCGAGCTGGAGGCCGCGGAGGCACCCGACAACGACCCGCGCCGGATCGGCATCGGCCTCGGCATGGCCGCGCCGACGATCCTGCGCTACGGCACGGACGAGCAGAAGCGCCGCTTCCTGCGCCCCCTCTGGGTCGGCGACGAGGTGTGGTGCCAGCTCTTCAGCGAGCCGGGCGCCGGGTCCGACCTCGCGGCCCTGGCGACCCGCGCCGTGCGCGACGGTGACCACTGGACCGTCACCGGACAGAAGGTCTGGACCTCCAGCGCCCATCTCGCGCGCTGGGCCATCCTCATCGCCCGCACCGACCCCGACGTGCCCAAGCACCGGGGAATCACGTACTTCATCTGCGACATGACCGACCCGGGCGTCGAGGTGCGGCCGCTGCGCCAGATCACCGGCGAGGCCGAGTTCAACGAGGTGTTCCTGACGGAGGTACGGATCCCCGACGCCCACCGGCTCGGTCCGGTGGGCGACGGCTGGAAGGTCGCCCAGACCACCCTGATGAACGAGCGGGTCTCCATCGGCGGCTCCCGTGTCCCGCGCGAGGGCGGCATGATCGGCCCCGTCGTCACGACCTGGCGCGAGCGGCCCGAACTGCGCACGCACGATCTCCACCAACGTCTCCTCGGACTCTGGGTGGAGGCCGAGGTCGCCCGCCTCACCGGTGAACGGCTGCGCCAGCAGCTCGTCGCGGGCCAGCCCGGCCCCGAGGGCTCCGGCATGAAGCTCACCTTCGCCCGTCTCAACCAGGAGATCAGCGGCCTCGAAGTCGAACTCCTCGGCGGGGAAGGGCTGCTGTACGGCGACTGGACCATGCGCCGCCCCGAAATGGTCGACTTCACCGGACGCGACGCCGGCTACCGCTATCTGCGCTCCAAGGGCAATTCCATCGAGGGCGGCACCAGCGAGGTGCTGCTCAACATCGTCGCCGAGCGCGTGCTCGGGCTGCCTTCCGAGCCGCGCAACGACAAGGACGCCGCCTGGAAGGACCTGGCCCGATGA
- a CDS encoding ROK family protein, with amino-acid sequence MTTRTTHPGPPPATGPVIGLDLGGTKIAAALVGPDGAVLARHTLATPATEGAGAVLDALCTAARAVDRGAVAVGVAAAGVVDPLSGTVTSATDSIRGWAGTALGTGLADRTGLPVACDNDVRATAGPELAATGGEHASLLFAAVGTGVGGALACDGRMLHGAAGIAGHLGHLPSPDADGLDCTCGGTGHLEAVASGPGITALYERLTGRAADRLQTVAERAAAGDGGAVRAITTGARAMGRALGGLANALGPDRVVVGGGVPGIGPLYWDALTDAFTGELMPPLRRLRPAAPLHGADAAVLGAAALTTTVPLHRPGAQP; translated from the coding sequence ATGACGACACGGACCACGCACCCGGGCCCCCCTCCGGCGACGGGTCCCGTCATCGGCCTCGACCTGGGCGGCACGAAGATCGCTGCCGCCCTGGTCGGGCCGGACGGGGCGGTGCTCGCCCGGCACACCCTGGCGACTCCGGCGACCGAGGGAGCCGGCGCCGTGCTCGACGCGCTGTGCACCGCAGCACGCGCCGTCGACCGCGGCGCGGTGGCGGTCGGTGTCGCCGCGGCCGGTGTGGTGGACCCCCTTTCGGGCACCGTCACCAGCGCGACGGACTCGATCCGAGGCTGGGCGGGCACCGCGCTGGGAACCGGCCTCGCGGACCGCACGGGCCTCCCGGTCGCCTGCGACAACGACGTACGCGCCACCGCGGGACCCGAGCTCGCCGCGACCGGCGGCGAGCATGCCTCCCTGCTGTTCGCGGCCGTCGGCACCGGGGTCGGCGGCGCACTCGCCTGCGACGGGCGGATGCTGCACGGAGCCGCGGGCATCGCGGGTCATCTCGGGCATCTGCCGAGCCCCGATGCGGACGGGCTCGACTGCACCTGCGGCGGCACCGGGCACCTCGAAGCGGTGGCGTCCGGGCCCGGCATCACCGCCCTGTACGAGCGACTCACCGGACGGGCCGCCGACCGGCTCCAGACCGTCGCCGAGCGCGCCGCGGCGGGTGACGGCGGTGCGGTACGGGCCATCACCACCGGAGCGCGGGCGATGGGCCGTGCGCTCGGCGGCCTCGCCAACGCGCTGGGCCCCGACCGGGTCGTCGTCGGCGGCGGCGTACCGGGAATCGGCCCCCTCTACTGGGACGCCCTGACCGACGCCTTCACGGGCGAGCTGATGCCGCCGCTGCGCCGGCTGCGCCCGGCGGCGCCACTGCACGGCGCCGACGCCGCCGTACTCGGCGCCGCCGCCCTCACCACCACCGTCCCCCTGCACAGACCGGGAGCCCAACCATGA